In Anas platyrhynchos isolate ZD024472 breed Pekin duck chromosome 7, IASCAAS_PekinDuck_T2T, whole genome shotgun sequence, one genomic interval encodes:
- the CASP10 gene encoding caspase-10 isoform X2, which yields MGDGVNLQFRQQLLLIDGNLGAEEVAALKFLCTDLIPFKKLENVQSAVDIFQLLMAEDYVNEEDTFLLAELLYRIKCNFLLNKLGYTKEKVQECLHEKGRVSPYRQMLYELSENITDEMLQEIVFLLRNRLPKRRRTTSALELLILLEKQGLLTENDVQMLEEVFVNVSPDLLETVNSYRRAKVSLPQQENTLPSKESSVSHTVGIRALNFPQETSIRSVSSNVNDHYAEEPRSLWEHVGNVHSIPSRQDNKAATLTQSLSKMNLELPREFSNVENESKMSSYKMDGPKRGFCIVINNVTFDGDLQERKGSYKDAEELKRVFTWLGLDVMTYTDQTSEQIKELMEMWQQLKDHKDRDCFICCILSHGESGAIYGKDGELVSIRVIMSYFTAKRCPQLAEKPKLFFIQACQGKEIQRPVYVEADARIPDFSSVQQSLSPSESIPEEADFLLGMATIDGYASFRHVQQGTWYIQALCSKLQLLVPRGEDILSILTEVNEDVSRRVDRWGTKKQMPQPAYTLRRKFIFPIPRDPPPSQQY from the exons ATGGGGGATGGTGTCAACTTGCAGTTCCGTCAGCAGCTTCTGCTCATTGATGGAAATCTGGGGGCTGAAGAAGTAGCAGCTTTAAAATTTCTCTGTACTGACTTGATCCCCTTCAAAAAACTGGAAAATGTACAGTCTGCAGTGGATATCTTTCAGCTTCTTATGGCTGAAGATTACGTTAATGAAGAAGATACTTTCCTGCTAGCTGAACTCTTATACAGaattaaatgtaatttcttgCTCAATAAACTTGGCTATACCAAGGAGAAAGTGCAAGAATGTCTGCATGAGAAGGGAAGAGTGTCTCCATACAG GCAGATGCTGTATGAATTGTCAGAGAACATTACCGATGAGATGTTGCAGGAAATTGTATTCCTCCTGAGAAACCGTCTCCCAAAGCGACGTAGAACTACT TCTGCTCTAGAACTGCTGATTTTATTGGAAAAACAGGGCCTTTTAACTGAAAACGATGTACAGATGCTGGAGGAAGTCTTTGTGAACGTTTCACCTGATCTGCTGGAAACAGTTAACAGctacagaagggcaaaag tGTCTCTGCCTCAGCAGGAGAATACTCTGCCATCCAAAGAATCTTCAGTGTCTCACACTGTAGGCATCAGAGCATTGAATTTCCCACAG GAGACTTCAATCAGATCTGTCAGTTCTAATGTCAATG ATCATTATGCTGAAGAACCTCGGAGCCTTTGGGAGCATGTTGGAAATGTGCACTCCATACCCAGCAGGCAAG ATAACAAAGCGGCTACTCTAACACAAAGCTTGTCTAAAATGAACCTGGAGCTGCCTAGAGAATTCAGCAATGTAGAAAATGAATCCAAG ATGTCAAGTTACAAAATGGATGGCCCAAAGAGAGGATTTTGTATTGTTATTAATAATGTTACATTTGATGGGGATCTTCAAGAGAGGAAGGGTTCTTATAAAGATGCTG AGGAGCTAAAGAGAGTATTCACATGGCTTGGCCTGGATGTAATGACTTACACAGATCAGACATCTGAACAGATTAAAGAACTCATGGAAATGTGGCAGCAACTGAAAGATCACAAGGATAGGGACTGTTTCATTTGTTGTATTCTATCTCATGGAGAGTCAGGAGCAATCTATGGGAAAGATGGAGAGCTTGTATCAATCCGCGTGATCATGTCCTACTTCACTGCCAAACGATGTCCACAACTAGCTGAAAAACCCAAATTATTCTTTATCCAAGCTTGCCAGGGTAAAGAGATACAGCGTCCTGTCTACGTTGAAGCTGATGCACGAATTCCTGACTTCTCTTCTGTGCAACAGAGCCTTTCTCCTTCTGAGAGTATTCCTGAAGAGGCTGACTTCCTCCTAGGCATGGCCACAATTGATGGATATGCCTCTTTCCGGCATGTTCAACAGGGTACTTGGTATATTCAGGCCCTGTGCAGCAAGCTGCAGTTGTTGGTACCAAG GGGTGAAGATATTTTATCCATTCTTACAGAAGTTAATGAAGATGTGAGCAGGCGTGTTGACCGCTGGGGGACAAAGAAGCAGATGCCTCAGCCAGCTTATACCTTAAGAAGAAAATTTATATTCCCTATACCTAGAGACCCTCCTCCTTCACAGCAATATTGA
- the CASP10 gene encoding caspase-10 isoform X1, producing MGDGVNLQFRQQLLLIDGNLGAEEVAALKFLCTDLIPFKKLENVQSAVDIFQLLMAEDYVNEEDTFLLAELLYRIKCNFLLNKLGYTKEKVQECLHEKGRVSPYRQMLYELSENITDEMLQEIVFLLRNRLPKRRRTTSALELLILLEKQGLLTENDVQMLEEVFVNVSPDLLETVNSYRRAKVSLPQQENTLPSKESSVSHTVGIRALNFPQETSIRSVSSNVNDHYAEEPRSLWEHVGNVHSIPSRQDNKAATLTQSLSKMNLELPREFSNVENESKKMSSYKMDGPKRGFCIVINNVTFDGDLQERKGSYKDAEELKRVFTWLGLDVMTYTDQTSEQIKELMEMWQQLKDHKDRDCFICCILSHGESGAIYGKDGELVSIRVIMSYFTAKRCPQLAEKPKLFFIQACQGKEIQRPVYVEADARIPDFSSVQQSLSPSESIPEEADFLLGMATIDGYASFRHVQQGTWYIQALCSKLQLLVPRGEDILSILTEVNEDVSRRVDRWGTKKQMPQPAYTLRRKFIFPIPRDPPPSQQY from the exons ATGGGGGATGGTGTCAACTTGCAGTTCCGTCAGCAGCTTCTGCTCATTGATGGAAATCTGGGGGCTGAAGAAGTAGCAGCTTTAAAATTTCTCTGTACTGACTTGATCCCCTTCAAAAAACTGGAAAATGTACAGTCTGCAGTGGATATCTTTCAGCTTCTTATGGCTGAAGATTACGTTAATGAAGAAGATACTTTCCTGCTAGCTGAACTCTTATACAGaattaaatgtaatttcttgCTCAATAAACTTGGCTATACCAAGGAGAAAGTGCAAGAATGTCTGCATGAGAAGGGAAGAGTGTCTCCATACAG GCAGATGCTGTATGAATTGTCAGAGAACATTACCGATGAGATGTTGCAGGAAATTGTATTCCTCCTGAGAAACCGTCTCCCAAAGCGACGTAGAACTACT TCTGCTCTAGAACTGCTGATTTTATTGGAAAAACAGGGCCTTTTAACTGAAAACGATGTACAGATGCTGGAGGAAGTCTTTGTGAACGTTTCACCTGATCTGCTGGAAACAGTTAACAGctacagaagggcaaaag tGTCTCTGCCTCAGCAGGAGAATACTCTGCCATCCAAAGAATCTTCAGTGTCTCACACTGTAGGCATCAGAGCATTGAATTTCCCACAG GAGACTTCAATCAGATCTGTCAGTTCTAATGTCAATG ATCATTATGCTGAAGAACCTCGGAGCCTTTGGGAGCATGTTGGAAATGTGCACTCCATACCCAGCAGGCAAG ATAACAAAGCGGCTACTCTAACACAAAGCTTGTCTAAAATGAACCTGGAGCTGCCTAGAGAATTCAGCAATGTAGAAAATGAATCCAAG AAGATGTCAAGTTACAAAATGGATGGCCCAAAGAGAGGATTTTGTATTGTTATTAATAATGTTACATTTGATGGGGATCTTCAAGAGAGGAAGGGTTCTTATAAAGATGCTG AGGAGCTAAAGAGAGTATTCACATGGCTTGGCCTGGATGTAATGACTTACACAGATCAGACATCTGAACAGATTAAAGAACTCATGGAAATGTGGCAGCAACTGAAAGATCACAAGGATAGGGACTGTTTCATTTGTTGTATTCTATCTCATGGAGAGTCAGGAGCAATCTATGGGAAAGATGGAGAGCTTGTATCAATCCGCGTGATCATGTCCTACTTCACTGCCAAACGATGTCCACAACTAGCTGAAAAACCCAAATTATTCTTTATCCAAGCTTGCCAGGGTAAAGAGATACAGCGTCCTGTCTACGTTGAAGCTGATGCACGAATTCCTGACTTCTCTTCTGTGCAACAGAGCCTTTCTCCTTCTGAGAGTATTCCTGAAGAGGCTGACTTCCTCCTAGGCATGGCCACAATTGATGGATATGCCTCTTTCCGGCATGTTCAACAGGGTACTTGGTATATTCAGGCCCTGTGCAGCAAGCTGCAGTTGTTGGTACCAAG GGGTGAAGATATTTTATCCATTCTTACAGAAGTTAATGAAGATGTGAGCAGGCGTGTTGACCGCTGGGGGACAAAGAAGCAGATGCCTCAGCCAGCTTATACCTTAAGAAGAAAATTTATATTCCCTATACCTAGAGACCCTCCTCCTTCACAGCAATATTGA